The Candidatus Bipolaricaulota bacterium genome includes a region encoding these proteins:
- a CDS encoding ornithine carbamoyltransferase, with protein MSWFDLRGRDLISEVDWTKEEYDIAMKLTDQLKGLYYSRKPHPYLEYKTFAMLFFAGSTRTRMSFETAMTQLGGHSQFINPKTLRLSLEDKPGAGETVKDTAKAMSRFCDGIGIRLLDDAIKYYGHGDEVMRKFAEYADVPIINMASDINHPCQSLTDIYTMHEKLDGSVKGKKIVITWAYTPWVRGRCSVQGTALISAMYGMDVVIANPPEYDLDPNVMNQCRELASKSGGSFEIVHDMDKALDGATVVFPRNWFTGRRYEIGKEEELKLAQKYQDWRYTVERQKKLTNPGYLLQCMPIDRGNEADPEVCDNELSWIYDQAENRLHTQKAILTLVMGGRL; from the coding sequence ATGAGTTGGTTCGATTTACGGGGTAGAGACTTGATCAGCGAGGTCGACTGGACGAAGGAAGAGTACGACATCGCGATGAAGCTGACCGATCAGCTGAAAGGGCTCTATTACAGTCGCAAGCCCCATCCGTACCTCGAGTACAAGACGTTCGCCATGCTCTTCTTCGCCGGTTCGACGCGGACGCGCATGTCGTTTGAGACGGCGATGACCCAGCTCGGCGGTCACTCCCAGTTCATCAACCCGAAGACCCTGCGCCTGTCCCTTGAGGACAAGCCCGGCGCTGGGGAGACGGTGAAGGACACCGCCAAGGCGATGTCCCGGTTCTGCGACGGGATCGGGATCAGGCTGTTGGACGATGCCATCAAATACTACGGCCATGGCGACGAGGTGATGCGCAAATTCGCCGAGTACGCCGACGTGCCGATCATCAACATGGCATCGGACATCAACCACCCGTGCCAGTCGCTCACTGACATCTACACGATGCACGAGAAGCTCGACGGTTCGGTGAAGGGGAAGAAGATCGTCATCACCTGGGCGTACACCCCGTGGGTCCGCGGCCGCTGCTCGGTGCAGGGGACGGCCCTGATCTCGGCGATGTACGGGATGGACGTGGTCATCGCCAACCCGCCCGAGTACGACCTCGACCCGAACGTGATGAACCAGTGCCGGGAGCTCGCGAGCAAGTCGGGCGGATCGTTCGAGATCGTGCACGACATGGACAAGGCGCTCGACGGGGCGACGGTCGTGTTCCCGCGCAACTGGTTCACCGGCCGCCGCTACGAGATCGGCAAGGAAGAGGAGCTGAAGCTCGCCCAGAAGTACCAGGACTGGCGCTACACCGTGGAGCGGCAGAAGAAGCTCACCAACCCGGGCTATCTCCTCCAGTGCATGCCGATCGACCGCGGGAACGAGGCCGACCCCGAGGTGTGCGACAACGAGCTCTCCTGGATCTACGACCAGGCGGAGAACCGGTTGCACACCCAGAAGGCGATCCTTACACTTGTCATGGGAGGTCGACTCTAG